Proteins encoded by one window of Planktothrix tepida PCC 9214:
- the crtW gene encoding beta-carotene ketolase CrtW, producing MSNPSVLDYHYLDIQDSIPPELASHKNSAESQINSTIKTQAGLWIALTIIAIWTVCFIRFLSLDLPQTNWVIIGLALLLQTFLYTGLFITAHDAMHGSLYPNNLKLNHLIGSIAVTFYGLFSYEELLKKHWLHHRYPASDHDPDFHDGEHQSLISWYLYFMIRYWSWWRLIKLAFVFHSLQFLFHISILNLALFWIIPFIFSSFQLFYFGTFLTHREPQGGYQNEHCAQSNSLPVFWSFMTCYHFGYHQEHHQYPNVPWWQLPNARNLELNP from the coding sequence ATGTCTAATCCGTCAGTCTTAGATTACCACTATCTTGATATCCAAGATTCTATTCCTCCTGAATTAGCAAGCCATAAAAATTCTGCTGAGTCTCAGATTAACTCAACAATAAAAACCCAAGCTGGGTTATGGATTGCCCTCACTATTATAGCAATCTGGACAGTTTGCTTTATCAGATTTTTATCTTTAGATCTGCCTCAAACTAATTGGGTTATAATTGGGTTAGCCCTGCTTCTACAAACCTTTTTATATACAGGTTTGTTTATTACGGCTCATGATGCCATGCACGGTTCTCTTTATCCTAATAATCTAAAGCTAAATCATTTAATTGGGTCGATTGCGGTCACGTTTTATGGATTATTCTCCTATGAAGAATTGCTCAAAAAACATTGGCTGCATCATCGCTACCCCGCCAGCGATCATGATCCTGACTTCCATGATGGTGAGCATCAAAGTCTCATTTCTTGGTATCTCTATTTTATGATCCGATACTGGAGTTGGTGGCGGTTAATTAAATTAGCATTTGTATTCCATAGCCTGCAATTTTTATTTCATATCTCTATCCTTAATTTGGCTTTATTTTGGATCATTCCGTTTATCTTTAGTTCCTTTCAATTGTTTTATTTTGGAACTTTTCTCACCCATCGAGAACCTCAAGGAGGATATCAAAATGAACACTGTGCCCAAAGTAATTCATTACCTGTTTTTTGGTCATTTATGACTTGTTATCACTTTGGTTATCATCAAGAACACCATCAATATCCTAATGTTCCTTGGTGGCAACTTCCTAACGCTCGTAACCTTGAACTTAACCCTTAA
- a CDS encoding alpha/beta hydrolase, whose amino-acid sequence MNPSTQTGYLSARPLKPNHSNKLGLYPLNLDKTRDGLVFIPVSYHPAQPAPFILMLHGAGSNSQAGITPFLPLAESQGLILLAIDSRRQTWDRLRGTFSVDLAFMDLALSQVLSNYNIDSSHLAIAGFSDGATYALSVGLTNGNLFSHIMAFSPGFMAPAGLCGTPRLFISHGTEDQVLPIQSCSRRIVPQIQQAGYEIVYQEFPGGHTIPPHIVLNVLKWFKPPSS is encoded by the coding sequence ATGAACCCATCTACTCAGACCGGATACTTATCAGCACGACCTCTGAAGCCAAACCATAGTAATAAATTGGGTTTATATCCTTTAAATTTAGATAAAACTCGTGATGGTTTAGTTTTTATTCCCGTTAGTTATCATCCTGCTCAACCTGCTCCTTTCATCTTAATGTTACATGGGGCGGGTAGCAATTCCCAAGCCGGAATTACGCCCTTTCTCCCTTTAGCAGAATCACAAGGATTAATCTTATTAGCGATTGATTCTCGTCGCCAAACTTGGGATCGACTTCGAGGGACTTTTAGTGTTGATTTAGCCTTTATGGATTTAGCTTTAAGTCAGGTTTTAAGCAACTATAATATTGATTCATCTCATTTAGCGATCGCAGGTTTTTCTGATGGCGCAACCTATGCGTTAAGTGTGGGTTTAACCAATGGAAATTTGTTTTCTCATATTATGGCCTTTTCCCCTGGATTTATGGCACCTGCGGGACTTTGTGGTACTCCTCGTTTATTTATTTCCCACGGAACCGAAGATCAGGTTTTACCGATTCAATCTTGTAGTCGTAGAATTGTACCTCAAATTCAACAAGCCGGTTATGAAATTGTTTATCAAGAGTTTCCGGGGGGTCATACTATTCCTCCCCATATTGTGTTAAATGTTCTAAAATGGTTCAAACCTCCATCATCATAA
- a CDS encoding APC family permease, translating into MADTKSPSLKRQIGVLGAIGMGLGSIIGTGVFVSIGIAAGLTGTSVIVAVILAAFVAICNGLNSAQLAANHPVSGGTYEYGYKYLNPGLGFIAGWMFLLAKTASAATAALGFSGYLIQVLGVSQSVFIPIALLTVFVLTAIVYTGIKRSNTANLIIVSITLLSLLFFIISGFPLAFSATGLNHFLPFLPSTSSAIPNLLEATALMFVAYTGYGRIATMGEEVKDPEKTIPQAMIITLLISMLLYLGVALVAVGVVGAETLSLASITAAPLEQVANRFALPGSNQVITLGAMTAMLGVLLNLILGLSRVVFAMGKRHDLPRFLAQLNTTQTTPTLAVIVVGIAIAVLVLIGNVKTTWSFSAFTVLIYYSITNLAALKLTPEEQLYSPILAYIGLVSCLFLAVWIEPKVWLLGFGLMLVGWILRLIIRHSLEQ; encoded by the coding sequence ATGGCTGATACTAAATCTCCATCCCTGAAGCGACAGATAGGCGTTTTAGGGGCCATTGGTATGGGGTTAGGTTCCATTATTGGAACTGGGGTTTTTGTTAGTATTGGAATAGCTGCTGGACTGACAGGAACCTCTGTGATTGTAGCTGTTATTCTTGCCGCGTTTGTTGCTATTTGTAATGGATTAAATAGCGCCCAACTTGCTGCCAACCATCCCGTCAGTGGGGGAACTTATGAATACGGTTATAAATATCTCAATCCGGGGTTAGGATTTATTGCGGGTTGGATGTTTCTATTAGCTAAAACCGCTTCAGCCGCGACTGCTGCCCTCGGATTTTCGGGTTATCTTATTCAAGTATTAGGCGTCAGCCAAAGTGTATTCATTCCTATTGCTCTGTTAACCGTTTTTGTCTTAACGGCTATTGTTTATACTGGAATCAAACGCTCAAATACGGCTAATTTAATTATAGTTTCTATTACGCTTTTATCATTATTGTTTTTTATTATTTCAGGTTTCCCTTTAGCATTTTCAGCAACCGGATTAAACCATTTTCTTCCGTTTTTACCGTCCACGAGTTCTGCCATTCCTAATTTATTAGAAGCCACCGCATTAATGTTTGTTGCCTATACCGGATATGGACGAATTGCCACAATGGGGGAAGAAGTTAAAGACCCGGAAAAAACCATTCCCCAAGCGATGATTATTACGCTTTTGATTTCAATGTTACTTTATTTAGGAGTCGCGTTAGTAGCAGTTGGAGTGGTGGGGGCGGAAACCTTAAGTTTAGCTTCAATAACAGCCGCACCGTTAGAACAGGTTGCCAATCGTTTTGCTTTACCCGGAAGTAATCAGGTGATCACATTAGGGGCGATGACGGCGATGTTAGGGGTTTTATTAAACTTAATTTTAGGGTTATCTCGTGTTGTCTTTGCCATGGGAAAACGTCACGATCTGCCTCGATTTTTAGCTCAACTGAATACCACTCAAACCACTCCCACTTTGGCGGTTATTGTTGTGGGAATTGCGATCGCAGTTTTAGTCTTAATAGGCAATGTCAAAACTACTTGGTCATTTAGTGCCTTTACGGTTTTAATTTATTATTCAATTACTAATTTAGCTGCTTTGAAACTAACACCGGAAGAACAACTTTACTCTCCGATATTAGCTTATATTGGTTTAGTTTCCTGTCTCTTTTTAGCTGTTTGGATTGAACCGAAAGTTTGGTTACTGGGATTTGGATTAATGTTGGTCGGTTGGATCTTGAGACTAATTATTCGCCATTCCCTAGAACAATAA
- a CDS encoding NYN domain-containing protein yields MFEQASKIQDNGTLVVPAISHYVCRTLVNFQHQHPNWINSRYRHIPWQQSEYQSSLIRQLNQGLSQARHQEALFVKLKAYLNRLFSVEFLRSPEYKSLIVKLEQLTDPDLALLFADYSLANQSPSHGLLNGRSPSEVGISILLLDVENLPLDLETEKFLETICLYPVQIKVAFANWRSMGKKDLEYHQRGYQLIHVPPGKDSADLKMSTVGSSIFVHYPTAKEVLVCSSDLGLTHLCNTLQNHGLTVYQVSKNRSKIRVLNTRTGQINTYSLTPIPPIPTLDQFIVQLQEIIKLEQKRSHCQWIKLNRVAFLYKDNYHLTVSQVVASHFSDYQGRDIFVKNPHIFVVHQPSEKSPSYVTLFEIQPSSTQPHTLPETEFSQLPVIESLEDLENALIAIMQELTLNSSENHVSLSILGSQFNRKYGIPITQIIKKLRLGGNFQKLLTLSNSFNLEKTDKDWRVKLQSP; encoded by the coding sequence ATGTTCGAGCAAGCCAGCAAAATTCAAGACAATGGAACCCTTGTTGTTCCCGCCATCAGTCACTATGTTTGTCGAACATTAGTGAATTTTCAGCATCAACATCCTAACTGGATTAACTCCCGTTATCGTCATATTCCTTGGCAACAATCTGAATATCAATCCTCATTGATTCGTCAGCTTAATCAAGGATTAAGTCAAGCTAGACATCAAGAGGCACTATTTGTTAAACTAAAAGCCTATCTAAACCGCTTGTTCAGTGTTGAATTTTTACGTTCTCCTGAGTATAAATCCTTAATTGTTAAACTAGAACAACTCACAGACCCCGATTTAGCGTTATTGTTTGCGGATTATTCTTTAGCAAATCAATCCCCTTCTCACGGTTTATTGAATGGCAGAAGTCCCAGCGAAGTGGGTATTAGTATTTTATTACTAGATGTTGAAAATCTGCCCTTAGATTTGGAAACGGAGAAATTTTTAGAAACAATTTGCTTATATCCCGTGCAAATTAAAGTCGCCTTTGCCAATTGGCGTAGCATGGGAAAAAAAGATTTAGAATATCATCAACGGGGTTATCAATTAATTCATGTTCCCCCCGGAAAAGATAGCGCGGATTTAAAAATGTCAACGGTGGGTTCCTCGATTTTTGTTCACTATCCGACGGCAAAAGAAGTGTTAGTTTGTTCTTCAGATCTCGGTTTAACTCATTTATGTAATACCTTACAAAATCATGGGTTAACCGTTTATCAAGTGAGTAAAAATAGATCGAAAATTAGAGTGCTAAATACCCGTACAGGTCAAATCAATACTTATTCCTTAACTCCTATTCCGCCGATTCCGACTTTAGATCAATTTATTGTGCAATTACAAGAAATTATTAAATTAGAGCAAAAACGATCTCATTGCCAATGGATTAAACTAAATCGGGTTGCTTTTTTATATAAAGATAATTATCATTTAACCGTTAGCCAAGTCGTGGCTTCCCATTTTTCCGATTATCAAGGCCGAGATATCTTTGTCAAAAATCCCCATATTTTTGTCGTTCATCAACCTTCTGAAAAATCTCCCAGCTATGTCACCTTATTTGAGATTCAACCTTCCTCAACTCAACCCCACACTTTACCCGAAACAGAATTCTCTCAACTTCCTGTAATTGAGTCTTTAGAAGATCTGGAAAATGCCTTAATTGCAATTATGCAGGAATTAACCTTAAATTCTTCTGAAAATCATGTTTCTTTATCAATTTTAGGCAGTCAATTCAATCGAAAATATGGAATTCCGATTACTCAAATCATCAAGAAATTAAGATTAGGAGGCAATTTTCAAAAGCTCTTAACTTTAAGCAATTCTTTTAATTTAGAAAAAACCGATAAAGATTGGAGAGTTAAATTACAATCCCCCTAG
- a CDS encoding CHAP domain-containing protein, with protein sequence MTTAANLIRIAAGEVGYAEYPAGSNGNKYGQWYGMNYVPWCAIFVSYCFDKIGLPLPIRSAKGFAYCPDGVSWFRNRGQWFYDARVGDVVFFCWRGDGIADHVGIVESVKSDGSIISIEGNTGVGNDANGGEVMRRSRTPGIILGFGRPPYTNPVASQTQASRPTTPTPTPPQREVVKVPPNYHKDLVDRLIGGKSDKAQKK encoded by the coding sequence ATGACAACTGCTGCTAATTTAATTCGGATTGCTGCTGGTGAAGTGGGGTATGCGGAATATCCTGCTGGTAGTAATGGTAATAAGTATGGCCAATGGTACGGGATGAATTACGTTCCTTGGTGTGCAATTTTTGTATCCTACTGTTTTGATAAAATTGGTTTACCCCTGCCGATTAGAAGTGCTAAAGGATTCGCCTACTGTCCCGATGGGGTGTCTTGGTTTAGAAATCGGGGTCAATGGTTTTACGATGCCAGAGTTGGGGATGTGGTATTTTTTTGTTGGCGAGGAGATGGAATTGCAGATCATGTTGGCATTGTGGAATCCGTTAAATCCGATGGCAGTATTATCAGTATTGAAGGGAATACAGGAGTCGGAAATGATGCGAATGGAGGGGAAGTCATGCGACGTTCCCGGACTCCAGGGATTATTTTAGGTTTCGGACGTCCCCCCTATACCAATCCTGTCGCCTCCCAAACTCAAGCGTCTCGTCCGACCACACCAACCCCCACTCCACCCCAACGTGAAGTTGTTAAGGTTCCACCCAATTATCATAAAGATTTAGTTGATCGGTTAATAGGGGGTAAATCGGATAAAGCACAGAAAAAATAA
- a CDS encoding PAS domain S-box protein yields the protein MDLNRFSKQVLAMQNRFSTLLQGTEPIKGLTPQLSSTFVMEMGWALEELQVAQEELQQKNMGLAEALEASVHERKRYEDLFYLAPEPYLITTLEGTIQQANRAAAELLGIPEQFIVGKPLSLYIREEDRQCFRSELIRRQERDCFHEWEIGLTCRDGRSLDVACITRINRDRTNKAVSIHWVLRDLTERKRIALLQQSPINSSEQRTIFLENRPLLSYHLGELIPLPQGTLWYVVQGLVKLTTLNHQGQEILMGLIGPGVPFGTELTSLPIYEASAFSHVELISFTHTEVAASHDLTQVLFTGMISRLHQTEALLALSGERQLATRLYQLLHILKQEVGTPIDEGICLNIRLTHEELAMACCTTRVTITRLLKQLQDEKRITFNEKRQIILLENSNLLKPRNL from the coding sequence ATGGATCTTAATCGTTTCTCTAAACAAGTTCTGGCGATGCAAAATCGCTTTTCTACCTTACTTCAGGGTACTGAACCCATCAAAGGTTTAACGCCCCAGTTAAGCTCTACCTTTGTCATGGAGATGGGTTGGGCGTTGGAAGAGTTACAAGTTGCTCAGGAGGAATTACAACAGAAGAATATGGGTTTAGCAGAAGCATTAGAAGCCTCTGTTCATGAACGCAAACGTTATGAAGATTTATTTTATTTAGCGCCAGAACCTTATTTAATCACAACTTTAGAAGGAACTATTCAACAAGCAAATCGAGCCGCCGCAGAATTATTGGGAATTCCTGAACAATTTATTGTCGGAAAACCTTTATCTTTATATATCCGCGAAGAAGACCGTCAATGCTTTCGTTCAGAACTCATTCGCCGACAAGAACGAGATTGTTTTCACGAGTGGGAAATCGGATTAACCTGTCGTGATGGAAGATCCTTGGATGTGGCTTGTATAACCCGAATTAACCGAGATAGAACAAACAAAGCAGTTAGTATTCATTGGGTTTTAAGAGATCTGACTGAACGCAAACGTATTGCTTTATTACAACAAAGCCCGATTAATTCTTCTGAGCAAAGGACGATTTTCCTGGAAAATCGTCCTTTGCTCAGTTATCATTTAGGAGAATTAATTCCCCTCCCCCAGGGAACATTGTGGTATGTTGTTCAAGGATTAGTTAAATTAACCACCCTCAATCACCAGGGTCAAGAAATTCTCATGGGTTTAATCGGGCCAGGAGTTCCTTTCGGCACAGAATTAACCTCTCTACCGATTTATGAAGCGAGTGCTTTCTCTCACGTTGAATTAATCAGTTTTACCCATACTGAAGTGGCAGCATCTCATGATTTAACTCAGGTTTTATTTACGGGTATGATCTCTCGTCTGCACCAAACTGAAGCTTTATTAGCATTATCGGGAGAACGACAACTAGCAACTCGTTTGTATCAGTTGCTTCATATCTTAAAGCAGGAAGTTGGTACACCGATTGATGAAGGAATTTGTCTGAATATTCGTCTGACCCACGAAGAATTAGCGATGGCTTGTTGCACAACCCGTGTTACTATTACTCGCTTACTCAAACAACTTCAAGATGAGAAAAGAATTACGTTTAATGAAAAAAGACAAATTATTCTCCTTGAAAATTCAAACCTTTTAAAACCTAGGAATTTGTAA
- a CDS encoding glycosyltransferase, giving the protein MTHFGIICPPYPGHLNPQSALGRELQNRGHQVTVLQLIDLEKKVQSEGLEFYPVGLSIYQPGLLAETFQQLGQLSGIKALQYSVDFCQRFTEILCQDAPKAITKLGIEALLVDQLEPVGETIAEYLNLSLIVVSCGQAIHRRGDVPPFFTPWLYQNQPWAKLRNQIAYFILDYSCQPILNTINQYRQQWKLPPYPHFYGATSTRLCHISQQPEAFDFPIPNLPNNFYYTGPFRNQSPQKVFFPYERLTGQPLIYASLGSVQNTKVNLFRSIAEACQELDVQLVITHGGGMSETEVKTLPGSPLVVEYAPQVEVLAKANLTITHGGMNTVIDSLSSGVPLVAIPITFEQPGTGARIRWTKTGEVIPISRLNVARLRQAIQQVLTEKSYSENALKIRDSIRKAGGVKQAADLIEQCLKQPLNPQNYHEPIYSDRILISTTSEAKP; this is encoded by the coding sequence ATGACGCATTTTGGTATTATTTGCCCCCCCTATCCCGGTCACTTAAATCCTCAGTCTGCTTTAGGGCGAGAATTACAAAATCGAGGACATCAAGTTACCGTTTTACAACTGATTGATCTGGAGAAAAAAGTTCAATCCGAAGGCTTAGAATTTTATCCCGTTGGACTGTCTATTTATCAACCCGGACTCTTAGCAGAAACCTTTCAGCAACTGGGTCAATTAAGTGGAATTAAAGCTCTGCAATATTCCGTCGATTTCTGTCAACGGTTCACGGAAATTTTGTGTCAAGATGCACCCAAAGCGATCACTAAACTAGGAATAGAAGCTTTATTAGTTGATCAACTTGAACCTGTGGGAGAAACGATTGCAGAATATCTCAATTTATCCTTAATTGTTGTGTCCTGTGGTCAAGCCATTCATCGTCGTGGGGATGTTCCTCCTTTTTTTACCCCTTGGTTATATCAAAATCAACCTTGGGCAAAACTTCGCAATCAAATTGCCTATTTTATTTTAGATTATAGTTGTCAACCGATTTTAAACACAATTAATCAGTATCGACAACAGTGGAAATTACCGCCTTATCCTCATTTTTATGGCGCAACTTCAACTCGACTTTGCCATATCAGTCAACAACCAGAAGCCTTTGATTTTCCAATTCCTAATTTACCGAACAATTTCTACTATACAGGCCCTTTTCGCAATCAATCACCCCAAAAAGTTTTCTTTCCTTATGAACGTTTGACCGGACAACCTTTAATTTATGCCTCTTTAGGAAGTGTACAAAATACAAAGGTTAATTTATTTCGGTCAATTGCAGAAGCTTGTCAAGAATTAGACGTTCAATTAGTGATTACCCACGGGGGCGGAATGAGCGAAACTGAAGTTAAAACCTTACCCGGTTCTCCTTTAGTGGTTGAGTATGCACCCCAGGTTGAAGTATTAGCAAAAGCCAATTTAACGATTACCCATGGGGGGATGAATACGGTAATAGATTCTTTAAGTTCTGGCGTTCCTTTAGTCGCAATTCCGATTACCTTTGAACAACCGGGAACTGGGGCGCGAATTCGCTGGACAAAAACCGGAGAAGTCATCCCTATTAGCCGTTTAAACGTTGCTCGATTGCGACAAGCGATTCAACAAGTTTTAACCGAAAAATCTTATTCAGAAAATGCCTTAAAAATTAGGGATTCTATTCGCAAAGCGGGAGGCGTTAAACAAGCCGCAGATCTTATAGAACAGTGTCTTAAACAACCTCTAAACCCCCAAAATTATCATGAACCCATCTACTCAGACCGGATACTTATCAGCACGACCTCTGAAGCCAAACCATAG
- the hppD gene encoding 4-hydroxyphenylpyruvate dioxygenase — protein sequence MMEFDHVHFYVQDAKRTRDWFIHNLGFQGIGSRNCVHTQTEIVYQGSVYFLLSSPLTSESPVAQFLQVHPSGVVDVGFQVQDLELRIKPLLEQGVRVISPLQSYSYQGETLKWLTLEGWQGLRHTFTEQTGALPGKLLPGFPELFPPASPVLLSIDHVVLNVQSGDLKTAISWYQNYLGFQPQQSFEIQTERSGLNSQVLVHPQGQVQFPINEPTSANSQIQEFLEINRGSGIQHIALKTSNLGQQVNHLRQRGLSFLTVPDEYYLQLQNRWHDSPLLIDWERLKADQILVDWEPLTPEAMLLQIFTQPIFEQPTFFFEFIERKICTVQGQLRQAQGFGEGNFKALFEAIEREQIKRQASI from the coding sequence ATGATGGAGTTTGATCATGTCCATTTCTATGTTCAAGATGCCAAACGAACACGGGATTGGTTTATTCATAATCTAGGATTTCAAGGAATTGGGAGTCGGAACTGCGTTCACACCCAAACCGAAATCGTTTACCAAGGTTCAGTTTATTTTCTATTGTCTTCCCCCCTCACGTCTGAGAGTCCTGTGGCGCAATTTTTACAGGTTCATCCGTCTGGGGTGGTAGATGTTGGCTTTCAAGTTCAAGATTTAGAATTAAGGATTAAACCGCTTCTCGAACAAGGCGTTCGGGTCATTTCTCCCTTACAATCTTATTCCTATCAAGGAGAAACTTTAAAATGGTTAACCTTAGAAGGATGGCAAGGATTACGTCATACCTTCACCGAACAAACGGGGGCTCTTCCTGGAAAACTGCTTCCGGGTTTTCCTGAGCTATTTCCCCCCGCTTCTCCGGTTTTACTGTCCATTGATCACGTTGTTTTAAATGTACAATCTGGAGATCTAAAAACCGCCATTTCTTGGTATCAAAATTATTTAGGGTTTCAACCGCAACAGAGTTTTGAAATTCAAACTGAACGTTCTGGATTAAATAGTCAAGTCTTGGTTCATCCCCAAGGTCAAGTTCAGTTTCCGATTAATGAACCCACATCAGCTAATTCTCAAATTCAAGAATTTTTAGAGATTAATCGCGGTTCAGGAATTCAACATATTGCCCTAAAAACTTCAAATTTAGGGCAACAGGTTAATCATTTAAGACAAAGAGGATTATCTTTTTTAACGGTTCCCGATGAATATTATTTGCAATTACAAAACCGTTGGCATGATTCCCCCTTGTTAATCGATTGGGAACGTTTAAAAGCGGATCAAATCTTAGTTGATTGGGAACCCTTAACGCCGGAGGCGATGCTATTACAAATCTTTACCCAACCGATTTTTGAACAACCAACATTTTTCTTTGAATTTATTGAACGAAAAATTTGTACTGTTCAAGGTCAACTCCGACAAGCTCAGGGTTTTGGCGAAGGAAATTTTAAAGCCTTATTTGAAGCCATAGAACGGGAACAAATTAAACGCCAAGCTTCAATTTGA
- a CDS encoding LmeA family phospholipid-binding protein, whose protein sequence is MMSEKTGFAKQTLNKIAEVALSTQIKAQKLEVDIETNLQKITHGDIDHIAIKINHLTMQNPLQIEIFKLDIGQVTVQPMSAIRGKIKLVHPSEGKLELEVNEGNLHEALHRKLQQTVQLKLLENGRIAFKINPREGLGEDPELTFMAIPKINSDRKTLLLELFPLATPSSLPPEQITHLFTTFSEILDLKNLEKAGTTLTLDQFEITSGWLHLKANAHIDEFPSS, encoded by the coding sequence ATGATGTCAGAAAAAACTGGATTTGCTAAACAAACCCTGAATAAAATTGCAGAAGTTGCCCTTTCTACCCAAATTAAGGCACAAAAATTAGAAGTTGATATTGAAACGAATCTGCAAAAAATTACTCATGGAGATATTGATCATATTGCTATTAAAATTAATCATCTCACAATGCAAAATCCTCTGCAAATAGAGATCTTTAAATTAGATATTGGTCAAGTTACGGTTCAACCTATGAGTGCAATTCGGGGAAAAATTAAATTAGTTCATCCTTCAGAAGGTAAACTAGAGTTAGAGGTTAATGAAGGCAACCTCCATGAAGCTCTTCATCGTAAATTGCAACAAACCGTTCAGTTAAAGTTACTGGAAAATGGTAGAATTGCCTTTAAAATTAATCCTAGGGAGGGACTGGGAGAAGATCCAGAACTCACTTTCATGGCAATTCCTAAAATTAATAGCGATCGCAAAACCTTATTACTTGAACTGTTTCCCTTAGCTACGCCGTCTTCCCTTCCTCCTGAACAAATTACTCATCTTTTCACGACCTTTAGCGAAATTCTTGATCTCAAAAATTTGGAAAAAGCAGGGACAACCCTAACCCTCGATCAATTTGAAATTACATCAGGTTGGTTACATCTTAAAGCTAATGCCCATATTGATGAATTTCCATCCAGTTAA
- a CDS encoding SDR family oxidoreductase, translating to MMNHKVVVIVGATGGIGATVARKLAQNGTKLVLAARNSTKLETLAKNLETTEVLPVSTDITDPQQVEGLMQKTADYFGQIDILVNAAGAGILKQWNKIEPADLDAMLNLNLKGSVYTCQAAANIMKQQKSGHICNVVGILGKHSMAMSSAYCASKFGLVGFSKCFADEVRRYGIKVTLFYFGGVDTPFWDNVSLKVDRSKMLSAETAANSILYALSAEPQAIPMEINIQPESHLFF from the coding sequence ATGATGAATCACAAAGTCGTTGTTATTGTCGGCGCAACGGGAGGCATCGGAGCAACCGTTGCTCGAAAATTAGCCCAAAACGGAACCAAACTGGTCTTAGCCGCCAGAAATAGTACGAAATTGGAAACCTTGGCGAAAAACTTAGAAACAACGGAAGTATTACCCGTTTCTACAGATATCACCGACCCCCAACAAGTAGAAGGTTTAATGCAAAAAACCGCCGATTATTTTGGTCAAATTGATATCTTAGTTAATGCTGCGGGTGCAGGAATTTTGAAACAGTGGAATAAAATTGAACCTGCTGATTTAGATGCCATGTTAAATCTTAATTTAAAGGGATCTGTTTATACCTGTCAAGCTGCTGCTAATATTATGAAGCAGCAAAAATCAGGACATATTTGTAACGTTGTCGGGATTTTAGGCAAACATTCAATGGCGATGTCGAGTGCCTATTGTGCGTCTAAATTTGGATTAGTGGGGTTTAGTAAATGTTTTGCTGATGAAGTCAGACGCTATGGAATTAAAGTGACCTTATTCTATTTTGGGGGTGTAGATACTCCCTTTTGGGATAACGTCAGTTTAAAAGTTGATCGCTCAAAAATGTTGAGTGCGGAAACAGCGGCTAACTCCATTCTTTATGCGTTATCAGCAGAACCCCAAGCCATTCCAATGGAAATTAATATTCAACCCGAAAGTCATTTATTTTTCTAA
- a CDS encoding glycogen-binding domain-containing protein: MEFQLFAPQNKAASLMGCFSNGQEIPMQKDESGYFQTQIDLADGIYQSKFRVRSNTESTPKIRLVYEV; the protein is encoded by the coding sequence ATGGAATTTCAACTATTTGCACCCCAGAATAAAGCCGCTTCCTTAATGGGGTGTTTTTCTAATGGGCAAGAAATCCCAATGCAGAAAGATGAGTCAGGTTATTTTCAAACTCAAATTGATTTAGCGGATGGGATTTATCAATCTAAATTTAGAGTGCGATCTAATACCGAATCAACCCCTAAAATTAGATTGGTATATGAAGTTTAA